The Macrotis lagotis isolate mMagLag1 chromosome 6, bilby.v1.9.chrom.fasta, whole genome shotgun sequence genome includes a window with the following:
- the POGLUT2 gene encoding protein O-glucosyltransferase 2 isoform X2, with translation MFSILLLCYLFLGTTPAFAANGEEQQLNPENCLIWGPGLKANVVLPARYFYIQAVDSSGQKFTSSPGEKVFHVKISAPDEQFTRVGVQVLDRKDGSFIVRYRMYASYKNLKIEVKFQGQHVAKSPYILKGPVYHENCNCPIEDSAIWLEEMNCPQSIPQIQRDLAPFPTVDPDKIAVEIPQRFGQRQSLCHYTLKDNKIYIKTHGEHVGFRIFMDAILLSLTRKVKMPDVEFFVNLGDWPLEKRKSNANLHPIFSWCGSTDSKDIVMPTYDLTDSVLETMGRVSLDMMSVQANTGPPWENKNTTALWRGRDSRKERLELVKLSRKHPELIDAAFTNFFFFKHDESLYGPIVKHISFFDFFKHKYQINVDGTVAAYRLPYLLVGNSVVLKQDSIYYEHFYQELQPWKHYIPVESNLSDLLEKLQWAKDHDEEAKAIAKAGQEFARNNLMGDNIFCYYFKLFQEYASLQVTEPKVRDGMEKVESQSEDDLFPCNCHRKMAKDEL, from the exons ATGTTTAGCATTTTGTTGCTTTGCTACCTCTTTCTGGGAACAACTCCAGCATTTGCTGCAAACGGTGAAGAGCAACAACTAAACCCAGAAAACTGTTTGATATGGGGACCTGGCCTAAAAGCCAATGTTGTTCTGCCTGCCCGGTATTTCTATATTCAGGCTGTGGATTCCTCAGGTCAGAA GTTCACTTCCTCTCCAGGTGAAAAGGTATTCCATGTTAAGATCTCAGCTCCAGATGAACAGTTCACACGAGTTGGCGTACAGGTTTTGGACCGAAAGGATGGATCCTTCATTGTGAGATACAGAATGTATGCAAGCTATAAAAATCTAAAGATAGAAGTTAAATTCCAGGGTCAGCATGTAGCCAAGTCTCCATATATTTTGAAAG GACCTGTCTACCATGAAAACTGTAACTGTCCTATTGAAGACAGTGCTATCTGGCTAGAGGAGATGAACTGCCCTCAAAGCATCCCCCAGATCCAGAGAGACCTTGCACCTTTCCCCACAGTGGATCCAGATAAGATTGCAGTAGAAATACCACAGAGGTTTGGACAAAGACAGAGCTTGTGCCACTATACCTTAAAAGATAACAAG atTTATATAAAGACTCATGGTGAACATGTAGGTTTTAGGATTTTCATGGATGCCATACTACTTTCTTTGACCAGAAAA gtgAAAATGCCAGATGTTGAGTTTTTTGTTAATTTAGGAGATTGGCCTTTGGAGAAAAGGAAATCCAATGCAAACCTACATCCCATATTTTCCTGGTGTGGATCTACTGATTCCAAAGATATTGTGATGCCAACCTATGATTTGACTGACTCTGTTTTAGAAACTATGGGCCG AGTGAGTTTGGATATGATGTCTGTCCAAGCTAACACAGGACCCCCATGGGAAAACAAAAATACTACAGCCCTCTGGAGAGGACGAGACAGCCGGAAAGAAAGACTTGAGCTTGTAAAACTCAGTAGAAAACATCCAGAACTTATAGATGCTGCTTTtaccaactttttcttttttaaacacgATGAAAGTTTATATGGGCCTATTGTGAAGcacatttcattttttgatttctttaag CACAAGTATCAGATTAATGTAGATGGTACTGTTGCAGCATACCGGCTGCCTTATCTACTAGTTGGCAACAGTGTTGTGCTAAAGCAAGACTCTATTTATTATGAACACTTTTACCAAGAACTGCAGCCTTGGAAACATTACATACCAGTGGAAAGCAACCTGAGTGATCTATTGGAAAAACTTCAATGGGCTAAAGACCATGATGAAGAG GCAAAGGCAATAGCAAAAGCAGGACAAGAATTTGCAAGAAACAACCTCATGGGTGATaacatattttgttattatttcaagCTTTTCCAG GAATATGCTAGTTTACAAGTGACTGAACCCAAAGTTCGAGATGGCATGGAGAAGGTGGAATCTCAGTCTGAAGATGACCTCTTTCCCTGTAATTGCCATAGAAAAATG GCCAAAGATGAACTCTGA
- the POGLUT2 gene encoding protein O-glucosyltransferase 2 isoform X1 encodes MFSILLLCYLFLGTTPAFAANGEEQQLNPENCLIWGPGLKANVVLPARYFYIQAVDSSGQKFTSSPGEKVFHVKISAPDEQFTRVGVQVLDRKDGSFIVRYRMYASYKNLKIEVKFQGQHVAKSPYILKGPVYHENCNCPIEDSAIWLEEMNCPQSIPQIQRDLAPFPTVDPDKIAVEIPQRFGQRQSLCHYTLKDNKIYIKTHGEHVGFRIFMDAILLSLTRKVKMPDVEFFVNLGDWPLEKRKSNANLHPIFSWCGSTDSKDIVMPTYDLTDSVLETMGRVSLDMMSVQANTGPPWENKNTTALWRGRDSRKERLELVKLSRKHPELIDAAFTNFFFFKHDESLYGPIVKHISFFDFFKHKYQINVDGTVAAYRLPYLLVGNSVVLKQDSIYYEHFYQELQPWKHYIPVESNLSDLLEKLQWAKDHDEEAKAIAKAGQEFARNNLMGDNIFCYYFKLFQEYASLQVTEPKVRDGMEKVESQSEDDLFPCNCHRKMVGSAIVPFHQTVLLLTLLFVLLLVMLFIYSPMVISLTHSLTHSKSSLPCPFNYTSIILSHICPLFELPFLI; translated from the exons ATGTTTAGCATTTTGTTGCTTTGCTACCTCTTTCTGGGAACAACTCCAGCATTTGCTGCAAACGGTGAAGAGCAACAACTAAACCCAGAAAACTGTTTGATATGGGGACCTGGCCTAAAAGCCAATGTTGTTCTGCCTGCCCGGTATTTCTATATTCAGGCTGTGGATTCCTCAGGTCAGAA GTTCACTTCCTCTCCAGGTGAAAAGGTATTCCATGTTAAGATCTCAGCTCCAGATGAACAGTTCACACGAGTTGGCGTACAGGTTTTGGACCGAAAGGATGGATCCTTCATTGTGAGATACAGAATGTATGCAAGCTATAAAAATCTAAAGATAGAAGTTAAATTCCAGGGTCAGCATGTAGCCAAGTCTCCATATATTTTGAAAG GACCTGTCTACCATGAAAACTGTAACTGTCCTATTGAAGACAGTGCTATCTGGCTAGAGGAGATGAACTGCCCTCAAAGCATCCCCCAGATCCAGAGAGACCTTGCACCTTTCCCCACAGTGGATCCAGATAAGATTGCAGTAGAAATACCACAGAGGTTTGGACAAAGACAGAGCTTGTGCCACTATACCTTAAAAGATAACAAG atTTATATAAAGACTCATGGTGAACATGTAGGTTTTAGGATTTTCATGGATGCCATACTACTTTCTTTGACCAGAAAA gtgAAAATGCCAGATGTTGAGTTTTTTGTTAATTTAGGAGATTGGCCTTTGGAGAAAAGGAAATCCAATGCAAACCTACATCCCATATTTTCCTGGTGTGGATCTACTGATTCCAAAGATATTGTGATGCCAACCTATGATTTGACTGACTCTGTTTTAGAAACTATGGGCCG AGTGAGTTTGGATATGATGTCTGTCCAAGCTAACACAGGACCCCCATGGGAAAACAAAAATACTACAGCCCTCTGGAGAGGACGAGACAGCCGGAAAGAAAGACTTGAGCTTGTAAAACTCAGTAGAAAACATCCAGAACTTATAGATGCTGCTTTtaccaactttttcttttttaaacacgATGAAAGTTTATATGGGCCTATTGTGAAGcacatttcattttttgatttctttaag CACAAGTATCAGATTAATGTAGATGGTACTGTTGCAGCATACCGGCTGCCTTATCTACTAGTTGGCAACAGTGTTGTGCTAAAGCAAGACTCTATTTATTATGAACACTTTTACCAAGAACTGCAGCCTTGGAAACATTACATACCAGTGGAAAGCAACCTGAGTGATCTATTGGAAAAACTTCAATGGGCTAAAGACCATGATGAAGAG GCAAAGGCAATAGCAAAAGCAGGACAAGAATTTGCAAGAAACAACCTCATGGGTGATaacatattttgttattatttcaagCTTTTCCAG GAATATGCTAGTTTACAAGTGACTGAACCCAAAGTTCGAGATGGCATGGAGAAGGTGGAATCTCAGTCTGAAGATGACCTCTTTCCCTGTAATTGCCATAGAAAAATGGTAGGTTCGGCTATTGTTCCATTTCACCAAACTGTGCTTCTTCTGACTTTACTCTTTGTACTGTTACTGGTGATGCTATTCATTTATTCTCCTATGGTGATATCCTtgactcactcactcactcactccaaATCCAGTTTGCCATGTCCCTTTAATTATACTTCCATAATACTTTCTCACATCTGTCCCCTATTCGAATTGCCATTCCTAATATGA
- the POGLUT2 gene encoding protein O-glucosyltransferase 2 isoform X3, which translates to MNCPQSIPQIQRDLAPFPTVDPDKIAVEIPQRFGQRQSLCHYTLKDNKIYIKTHGEHVGFRIFMDAILLSLTRKVKMPDVEFFVNLGDWPLEKRKSNANLHPIFSWCGSTDSKDIVMPTYDLTDSVLETMGRVSLDMMSVQANTGPPWENKNTTALWRGRDSRKERLELVKLSRKHPELIDAAFTNFFFFKHDESLYGPIVKHISFFDFFKHKYQINVDGTVAAYRLPYLLVGNSVVLKQDSIYYEHFYQELQPWKHYIPVESNLSDLLEKLQWAKDHDEEAKAIAKAGQEFARNNLMGDNIFCYYFKLFQEYASLQVTEPKVRDGMEKVESQSEDDLFPCNCHRKMVGSAIVPFHQTVLLLTLLFVLLLVMLFIYSPMVISLTHSLTHSKSSLPCPFNYTSIILSHICPLFELPFLI; encoded by the exons ATGAACTGCCCTCAAAGCATCCCCCAGATCCAGAGAGACCTTGCACCTTTCCCCACAGTGGATCCAGATAAGATTGCAGTAGAAATACCACAGAGGTTTGGACAAAGACAGAGCTTGTGCCACTATACCTTAAAAGATAACAAG atTTATATAAAGACTCATGGTGAACATGTAGGTTTTAGGATTTTCATGGATGCCATACTACTTTCTTTGACCAGAAAA gtgAAAATGCCAGATGTTGAGTTTTTTGTTAATTTAGGAGATTGGCCTTTGGAGAAAAGGAAATCCAATGCAAACCTACATCCCATATTTTCCTGGTGTGGATCTACTGATTCCAAAGATATTGTGATGCCAACCTATGATTTGACTGACTCTGTTTTAGAAACTATGGGCCG AGTGAGTTTGGATATGATGTCTGTCCAAGCTAACACAGGACCCCCATGGGAAAACAAAAATACTACAGCCCTCTGGAGAGGACGAGACAGCCGGAAAGAAAGACTTGAGCTTGTAAAACTCAGTAGAAAACATCCAGAACTTATAGATGCTGCTTTtaccaactttttcttttttaaacacgATGAAAGTTTATATGGGCCTATTGTGAAGcacatttcattttttgatttctttaag CACAAGTATCAGATTAATGTAGATGGTACTGTTGCAGCATACCGGCTGCCTTATCTACTAGTTGGCAACAGTGTTGTGCTAAAGCAAGACTCTATTTATTATGAACACTTTTACCAAGAACTGCAGCCTTGGAAACATTACATACCAGTGGAAAGCAACCTGAGTGATCTATTGGAAAAACTTCAATGGGCTAAAGACCATGATGAAGAG GCAAAGGCAATAGCAAAAGCAGGACAAGAATTTGCAAGAAACAACCTCATGGGTGATaacatattttgttattatttcaagCTTTTCCAG GAATATGCTAGTTTACAAGTGACTGAACCCAAAGTTCGAGATGGCATGGAGAAGGTGGAATCTCAGTCTGAAGATGACCTCTTTCCCTGTAATTGCCATAGAAAAATGGTAGGTTCGGCTATTGTTCCATTTCACCAAACTGTGCTTCTTCTGACTTTACTCTTTGTACTGTTACTGGTGATGCTATTCATTTATTCTCCTATGGTGATATCCTtgactcactcactcactcactccaaATCCAGTTTGCCATGTCCCTTTAATTATACTTCCATAATACTTTCTCACATCTGTCCCCTATTCGAATTGCCATTCCTAATATGA